The genomic segment aatttaattttattaaatcaacataaaaaacacaagatacacttacaattagtgaaccaacccaaaaaacctccctcccccatgtacactcattcacacaaaagggttgtttctttctgttattaatattctggttcctgcattatatatcaatatatatcaatacagtctgcaagggatacagtccgtaagcacacatgattgtgcgtgctgctggtccactaatagtactaacctttaacagttaattttactcattttcattagtgaagtgaattatatttatatagcactttttctctagtgactcaaagcgcttttacatagcgaaacccaatatctaagttacatttaaaccagtgtgggtggcactgggagcaggtgggtaaaagtgtcttgcccaaggacacaacggcagtgactaggatggcggaagcggggatcaaacctggaaccctcaagttgctggcacggccactctaccaaccgagctataccgtatataattactagtttctatgtaactgttttttatattgttttactttcttttttattcaagaaaatgtttttaatttatttatcttattttattaattaaaaaaaaaaggaccttttcttcaccatacctggttgtccaaattaggcataataatgtgttaattccacgactgtatatattggtatcggttgatatcgggatcggtaattaagagttggacaatatcggaatatcagatatcggcaaaaagccattatcggacatccctaaatatatacatactatgcaattataaaaaaaagtaagcttttagttaattttttgaattggtttttaatcttcattatttatttcaagttattacagtatgtctctatatacatatatatttaaaaaaaaaaattgggccaaagggggcacatttaaatttcttacacacacttgttattacatatgttggccagagggggagcacttcagatttttacacacacttgttaattcatatgttgacagcagggggagcacttttaaaaccgacacaccgttttcagcacagtcccactcaagagcagacagacattacagggagacagaacaagactgcttccggcgccccttaaaaAGTTGGAAAACAGGTAAACATTGGTGGGGAGCGACTCCAGAGAGCAGCAGACTGACCTATAGCAGCAGAAAAGTTAGCAATCGATGTTTGTTTCCACAGCATTCAGTGACTATAAATACGTAAAAAAATGCAATTGTTGTTTTAAGTTAATTTTGTTTcgttaaaatatgattttttaaaCGTTTGTGCAAGTTTAAAACAACCGCAATGCTAATTTTTGTTAGCTTGTCAATGGTCTCAGCCAACCTTTGCCCTGTATGGTtactttattgcttttttcagtttataCCAAAATGTATTGTCAATTTAACAGGATTTCTCCTTCATGTGTATATTATTGTACTTTGCTTACGTGCCTAGTTTAACAAACTTCATTGTAGACACTACCAATTAAACACCTCTAGTTGTTTTTTCATCTCTAATttaaatgactgtttacatatgtCCAAATTAAATGACAACGTTCAGGGCGGGAAGAGTAATAGATGTAAACAAACCAGGGGTGTAAAAAGTgcagcctgtgttacattgtagTAGTAAAATTAGAagcaacaatagaaaatacaacaaatgtgacgtaacaagaaaaaaataatgttaatgtcaggttcaaacactgatgacatctattaaacaagacaagaagcaaataattaaacagagacagaattacatttggctcaattgaggagagcgcgtctgggctgtactcttgtacagtctccatcacgctctggctaaagattgtacgccacctcttttatttggactttccctgattacatggcaacagctgtttctaagggactggggtcgtaaacagccatcgcctttgattacagaacagttcaaagaaaaggtcgtaaacagttcagaaaaaaggttgtaaaactgttaaaagaagaggtcgccttgaggggagtcaggccctgcttcttcTCCACtttgtagttctttggtcaaaactaaatctttctgtggattacaatagaagaaagaaacagaacaccttcatgttgcttcccatcctacacagtggagttttacaagccttcttcttggtaggttcgaagacagcttttgtctgctcgccgggaactcattgaaacacaaagttttgtgataacttagatacaattattctaacagttaacACAGATTTGCTCTTaaatgtggttagagtgtccgccctgagattggtaggtcgtgagttcgaaccccggccgagtcataccaaagactataaaaatgtgaccaattacctccctgcttggcactcagcatcaagggttggaattgggggttaaatcaccaaaatgctgctcactgctcccctcacctttcagggggtggaacaaggggatgggtcaaatgcagagggtaatttcagcacacctattgtgtgtgtgtgactatcagtggtactttaactttatatatgtataacacttttgtttagaCTTTTAATAAAAATACAGACATCAtaaccaattatgcaaattataccaTTGCGTCATACTGACACCGCCCAGGTCAGGCTCTGACCACCTCAAATAGATCTGTGGAAGACACTGAAAATATTTACTAATTGAACTGATCTGACCCATCATTACAGGGATTGAAATAAAACAATTACACTTTAATTGgctcttttttttgtattgtggggcggtatagcttggttggtagagtggccgtgccagcaattttagggttccaggttcgatccccgcttctgccatcctagtcactgccattgtgtccttgggcaagacactttacccacctgcgcccagtgccacccacactggttttaatgtattgggttttcactatgtaaagcgctttgagtcactagagaaaagcgctatataaatataattcacttcgctTGTATACATCAAATTAACTGTTATAAGCAGCATTCCAAAATATCCTTCTGTCCACTCAGTTATTTTACACAACATACTGTAAGTCTCCAAATGTATTAGGTTTGTGCTGGAATGGACCAAAACTGCCACTAGAGGGCGCTAAATACATACAGTAAAGCTTAAGTATCACCAACCAACACCTTGATATCAGATGTACAGTATGCAATGAATGATGGAAATATGACAGAAAGTTGTCAGGATCAACAaaaagtaagtgtaaaaaaaagtgtctttagtgaaacTAACATCAGAAGTGTGAAACTTGAAAAAATAAGGCAATGTTTGTCAGAGATTGTGAGTGCCTGAGTCATCATTCAGTCTGCTCCCAAAGCGGATCGTGATCCCTGAGTCAGGAGCGGACAAACAGGTTCTACCCAGCGTGGGGTTCAAATAACCCGAGGGGAAATGTTTCAAAACACACGAGAACCTGCGAGAGATCATTTATTCTGATGAAATCATGCCTGATAAACACGTTATACCGTGGAAAGAATATGGTTTGAGTTTCCTGGAACCAAAGTTAAGGATATATGTTGTAAGATAAGTAACATCATGTCAGGCGGAAGCATCATCATCCGTTCAATCATAAATAAAAGTCCTGCTTGTGGACTAAAAGTCCTTCATTGTCCGTTTTTTATTGTCTGCGTCTCCGGAAGCTCAAATGTAAGTCTTTGTCGGCGTGTACGAGCCCGTTGAGTACGGTGGACGGTATTCTCCCACGGACCTGTTCAGAGGGTAATCGGTTGCCTCATTCCTCTTGCGGACGCAGCTGGCGCAGAGGAGGGCCCCTGCCAACAGCAGCAGCCCTCCCGCCCCCCATCCGATGTAAAGGGAGGACCCCAGCTCTCTCCTCTGGGCGTCCACTAAGGAAGGGTTGTAGAAGTTCCTGATGATGATGCTGGCGGTCCAGGACACGGGAATAATGCACAACAATCCGCTGATGATCAGCAGGACACCGCCGGCTACAGACGCCCTCGCCTTGGCACGTTCCTCCGAAATGAAGCTGGTGCACTTCCCGCTGGCAAAGGCGACCAGGAGTCCCGCCACGCCGACTAAGATGGAGACCATCACCAGTGCCCGGGCGGCCTGAAGGTCAGTGGTGAGGGCCAGCATGGAGTCGTAGACCTTACACTGCATCTGTCCCGTGCTCTGGACCACGCAGGTCATCCACAGACCTTCCCATATGGTCTGAGACGTGACGATGTTGCTGCCGATAAAGGCGGTCACCCTCCACATGGGCGAGCCGCACACGATCAGCACACCGATCCAGCCGAAAAGAGCCAGGACGCAGCCGGCCATCTGCATGCCCATGGAGACCATGGTGTTGTCTTCTGAGAGCTCGCGCGGAAAATATTAGTGCTGAAGTGCAGCACGGACACAGAATGGGCGGCGTGAAATCCAAGAGCGCATCAGAGGCCCAGACAAAGAAGACCTGCCGTTCAAGATTCTTTGTGTTCGCACTCACAAAAAGGTTGCCAGGCGTGTTAGTAATACTCAGCAAGGAATGATGCACTCTGTTGCACAGTCAATAAAGAGACAGAAAAACACACAAAGTGCAACATATGCAAAAATCACACAACTGGTAGCCCCGGGGGTCAAATCTGGCCTGGTCAAAAGACTGGGATCAGCAGCAGATTCCGAAAAACACTAGAGTTCTGTCGTATATCGAAAATTCCAGACTATAGGACATTTAATCTAATTTTGATTTCGATttcgattatggcttctcacgattatgaaaatataataataataataataataatatattttttattggtaaaaagcactttacattgagcaaacaacctcaaagtgctacagagtattgaaaaaataaataaaataaaaagataataaaaaaaaaccacaaataaaaactagaacagcctaatagccagaactagcatgcatatatctataaaaaggctttttaaaaagaagggtttttaagccttttttaaaagcatccacagtctgtggtgccctcatgtggtcagggagagcattccacagactgtgagcggcggagcagaaagcccggtctcccatagttcgtagctttgtcctcggaggttggaggaggttagcctttccggagcggaggtgtcgtgtggaggatttggaaatataataataatacaaaaaaaacaacaatcaatGGTCCGCGCAACGTGTATGCAAATTCAGGAGCTTGTGACGGTGAAACAGGCGAGGAGTAAATGAATGGAAACAGAGCACGTCTACTCGAAGTTTGGGATGTCACCAtgattgctactttttatttgacacagcgccagtatgcctaatcaataatcactaaaccaggggtgtcaaactcattttagatcggggcccacatggagaaaaatctactcccaagtgggccggattgATAAAAtcgcggcacgataacttaaaaataaagacaacttcaggtcgttttctttgtttaaaaatagaacaagcacattctgaaattgtacaaatcataaagtTGATGGGTTttatttacacttacatgttgaggttaataatattctatctttatttgttgttatttatattttctgaataatttatgtgataatgttcatcagtcaactcatctgTGTTAATTTTGaacctatcaagataaaaaattatatcaaaatcaaattacagcacgttatttatgtagtttgctaattttcctcgactgatgtattaACATCAtacggtttattttgtacatatgtaatgAATTGCTATTTCGACATCtcatggacacatttagaacagaagttaatttcataaaaacatttcaggtacatttttatacttagcaaactcatcctgcgggccggataaaacctgtttgcgggcctgatctggccctcggTCCGTACGTTtgactaaactcaacaaaaaagtaaggcatatgatttcTGCGTCCATGAAACCGTGAacggagtcacataattggccaataaaacggaagCCGCTGACAAATAATATCAGGTAAATTGatataaatgtgagtgaaataCTGTCGTTGTGAAGAGAAGGaagatttgtttgggaaaataatgtgttcGGTAGCGCTCATTCATCCCCGACACACTCAACCGCCCCGTCCTGAACTAAACTATGTCGAGACGGCCAcatgaaacagcgactaaactacaaagctaaagctagcaagaccaatgcatacacccacaacacatctcatctgcttgtgttgttgtgaacgacatcactgATGTAACATTAATGTACAAACAGTGGTCGCGACTTAAGAGGCGCTCtctcttttttattttaacagcaTCAAGTCAGTCACCTCTTTACGTGTCAAGCTCACAACAGTACAGCACACCCCCCCCGTCCCCCCCGTCCCCCCTCACAATAATAGCCCGGTGcgccacatccggtctgactgtactaacaaaataaaggtttcaaaataagtaccttacacaagcataatgttaTTGATACACTATaacgccaaaagtatttggccacctgccttgactcacatatgaacttgaagtgccatcccattcctaacccatagggttcaatatgatgtcggtccaccttttgcagctattacagcttcaacttcttctgggaaggctgtccacaaggttgcggagtgtatttataggaattttcgaacattcttccaaaagcgcattagtgaggtcacacactgatgttggtggagaaggcctggctctcagtctccattctaattcatcccaaaggtgttctattgggatcaggtcaggactctgtgcaggccagtcaagttcatccacaccagactctgtcatccatgtctttatggactttgctttgtgcacagtcatgttggaagaggaaggtgcccgctccaaactgttcccacaaggttgggagcatggaattgtcaaaaatgttttggtatcttggagtattcaaagttcctttcactggaactaaggggccaagctcaactcctgaaaaacaaccccacaccataattcctccaccaccaaatttcacactcggcacgatgcagtccgaaatgtaccgttcttctggcaacctccaaacccagactcgtccatcagattgccagatggcagTCCAgtggctttacaccactgcatccgacgctttgcattgaacttggtgatgtatggcttagatacagctgcacggccatggaaacccatttcatgaagctctctgtgtactgtacgtgggctaattggaaggtcacctgaagtttggagctctgtagcaactgactatatacatatatatatatatatatatatatatatatatatatatacatatatatatatatatatatatatatatatatatggtaacactttagtatggggaacacatattcaccattaattagttgcttattaacatgcaaattagtaacatataggctcttaattagtcagtattaagtacttattaatgcctttttctacatgaccttattatacaaccagtaagccattacctaagagtcttccctcaataacctcagaattattgcttcttagtaaccctaaccctaaccctgaaatgttcccctagtgtccaaataactctaaattaagtctttgttactttaacaagcaactaattaatggtgaatatgttccctatactaaagtgttaccatatatatatatatatatatatatatatatatatatatagttctgaTACGTGTTAATTAGGGAGAGGGAGGGTTAAATCAACTCTGTATCatcctgcttcttcctacttcctactctaccatatatggagatatctggtGATGTCACACTGACGTCACACTcacaaacggcttgtttggaggaagtatgaacgggggcgccgctagggattttgggccccatgaaaagaatctttacagggccccaaacacagtgtcattattttttctgtattataatttcatcatcattaggggcctctctgggcccccctccatcatgggcccctccTTTACCCCCCAGTTTCGGCGCCCCTGAGTATGAAGGAAGGTAAGATTGTTTTATActgtaaatatctccgccatgctttcatttcaaattttttgggacttaagcagatcccaaaaacacaaaaaaaaaacccacatgaaaaTGCAATATATAATCTGCTGGCAGGTACTTCTCCAAATAATACAagtacaaagtacaaactaaaatatAGCCCAAAATGTAGTTACTTTTAGTCACACTGGCTAGGGTTGGGGAGGTACGCCAAATGTACACTTCCTGTCCGTCACTTGTACCTTTGTTTGTTAAAGAGGTAAACTTACAAAATCAAAGGGGatcaaacaattattattatttatagcaTGTAAATGAGTTAATTTCTGAGAATATTTGGCAACTGTGCGCTGTTTGGTACATCACTGACTGAAACCAAACCACTTTATTGAGGAATCAGACCTGTAGACATTCTATGACACTTTTTTACTGCAATCACAAACATTGTAGCGACTCCAGGATGAGAGCGTACATAACAACAAGTTCAATGACAGGCAGCAAGAAGAATGCAACAGTCACTTCAGGGTGTGTACACATGACGAAAGAAACTAAAAATTCACACCGAGAATGAAACCTTTTCAGTACAAATGCAGAACTTGTTTTGTTTCCTCAGTTATATTTGATGACGTGAAACAGCTGCCTGAAACTAAAATTCATAGTCAATCATTTGTCTGTAGCAGTGACGTGccccacctgccatcatggaaagaaaaaaaatttaaaaagaaaaaatatatattaaattgttaaacgtatccagtgattatactataaagttattttccatttaacttcaccagttttagattatttttattcaaaatcgctgaattttcacatttgccgttcaaatactgagaagagacggtgcggtgaacagcagccagttgaggcacgtcactcagttgtgcctcaccatggactgcggactcggctaactgctggcctgctgtgcagtgagaccgtattgctatatgaattatattatacatttccatagtttagttagctgaggtatataatgtacagtgtatttagtcaacaactgtatgtgtgtaacgtatttcttgtgctgagcgatcataaaacggctgcaaaagacgcactggctgaggctccagtagtcccgcctcctgcacccccgccgtagaatttgcaccccctgacgggagtgttacatcaactaaagcccacacttaaactttccacgtgcaagattgaatctatttaaaaaagttatttcataagaagccaaaaagtgcaaaaacaataatgttcgtgttggaggagttgtgaatgactgcacggccacaacattaggtacacctgcagacagcaggtgtacctaattcacgactcctccaacacgaacattattgtttttgcactttttggcttcttattaaataacttttgtaacctatttttatggactttcctctttgtgatgttaagttcctgttatgcgctgttatacagtatatgctttgagctcttattttgaaggcgctaagagcggaagtgatgacacagtggagcggaggtttttgaaagaaggtaaataaagtggtcctcgtgtaaactggagcctccgtgtttgttattttgtagtttcatacagtataggcgacatttataaaccctcggttacacttttttaaatagattcaatcttgcacgtggaaagttgaagtgagggctttagttgatataacactcccgtcagggggttcattaatccagcacaacagcggcgcatgaactttatttataagtaaaggtaagaccataataacgtttttttattaaatgtgcttttttgtgtgctacactttgtatgtgtaaagttaaagttaagttaaagtaccaatgattgtcacacacacactaggtgtggtgaaatttgtcctctgcatttgacccatccccttgttcaccccctggtaggtgaggggagcagtgggcagcagcggcgccgcgcctgggaatcatttttggtgatttaacccccaattccaacccttgatgctgagtgccaagcagggaagaatgctggtatgagcttttaaacataacccgttaactgctgccaatcaaatggtgaataagatactctttagggttcatatgtttgtaaatctgacggtgatgaagtcagtgcctcaccagccatcaacctcaccgcacgtcactggtctgtaGATGATAACACTTTAACGCGGAACATGCTGGACTGAAATCAAAATATGAGCAACGTGTTCATTTCTCATTCACTGCACTTTAGTGCGGAATCACATTTATCTACAGCAAGGGGTTCAAACTCAATTCACCTGCGAGGTGCTGGGCCATGTGACCAAATGTGTTAACTATTTCTACCAGCAGCTATCTTGACTCTCAACTATGATAGATAGTcattgtaaatgaaaaaaatgtatgtaaaaattgTATATTTCGATACTGTTGAGTTCCCAAGGAGATGGTCAGAGACAATTCTGCTTGCTTACAAGAAGTTGCTCTTTGATGTGTGCATCATGCTGTCAATTGTGTGTTTGTACTGTTGTTGTAATTAGTGTCTGGTGGGAAAAATGATCGATTCTCCGATGTGTTACGATTAAAACagggatgatgtttaatcaatggacaaatatcgattatt from the Nerophis lumbriciformis linkage group LG17, RoL_Nlum_v2.1, whole genome shotgun sequence genome contains:
- the LOC133614503 gene encoding claudin-4-like isoform X2, with product MVSLGRQMLGFILAIIGFLGTIIICALPMWKVTAFIGANIVTAQVIWEGLWMNCVTQSTGQMQCKIYDSLLALPQDLQAARALVVVAIIVGAVGILLGIAGGKCTNFVSDRTAKTKVALAAGVVFICAGVLVLIPVSWSANTIIRDFYNPILTNAQRRELDNTMVSMGMQMAGCVLALFGWIGVLIVCGSPMWRVTAFIGSNIVTSQTIWEGLWMTCVVQSTGQMQCKVYDSMLALTTDLQAARALVMVSILVGVAGLLVAFASGKCTSFISEERAKARASVAGGVLLIISGLLCIIPVSWTASIIIRNFYNPSLVDAQRRELGSSLYIGWGAGGLLLLAGALLCASCVRKRNEATDYPLNRSVGEYRPPYSTGSYTPTKTYI